GTCATTTCTCTCGGTCTTTCCTTCTTTGGGATCAAACAAATATTGGTCTGATTCAGTCTCGGGTCAAAATTCCCATCAATAAAGAAGTCTTTcactaatctgatgatatcttTTTGCATAACATGCCAAAATCTCTGGAAAAGTCTGCTCGTCATACCATCTGGGCCTGGGGCTTTATCCGGGTTAATATCAAATAAAGCTTTTTTGATTTCCTGCTCCGTCGGTTCAGCTGTAAGAGTGTCATTTGTGGTTGCTgatactttattttttataaagcgCAAAGAAGCATCCATATCTGTAGGTATAGAGGTAGAGAAGAGATCTTGGAAATACTCGACAGCCACCTTTTCTATTCCGCCATCGCTCTCTACCATCCTGCCCTCTTTATCCTTGATACAAATGACCCGATTCCTAGCTCGTCTTTGTTTGGTGATCCCATGGTgaaattttgtgtttctatCACCTGCTCGATGCCATTGTGTTCTACTTTTTTGTTGCCAGTATTCGTCCTCTTCTCTGAAAGCGGTGATAAGTTGACGGCGTAAATCTTCTAACTCCTCAAGGGTAGTATGGTCATCTTCCTGGGCTATATCAATCTTACTTTTCAGCTCTTCAATAAGTCTTGCTGAGTTTGTCGGATTATTCTTTCGCCAAGAAATTATGTTTCGTCGGCAAGAGGCAACTTTATGGTGAAAGTCCATATCATGGGCTTCACTGAAAGGGCCCCAACCTGAAACAATTGCCTCCTTAAATCCGGGTTTTCCCAGAAATCTTTTGTCAAATCTAAAACTCTTCTTCGATCTTCTGTATACGGATTGTATACGTGCTAACACCGGTCGGTGATCTGATCCCCAAAGCTGTAGAAACTCCACATTGGTGGCCGGGAAGAGTGAGTGCCATTCTTCATTCGCCACGGCTCTGTCTAATTTACATTTTACTTTTCCAGATCGTCTCCTTCCCACCCACGAAAATGAGTTTCCCTTATATGGAAAGGTAAGCATCCCACAGTTATCCAGCATGGTGCGGAAGGGGAGGAAAGAATTTTCCGGTCTCCTCCTTCCTCCtctcttttcatgatttcccgTAATCTCGTTGAAATCACCAATCATAAACCAAGCTTGGTTCCGGTTTAAACTCATTCGTGTTAGTCGCTCCCAAACCAAATCACGATTTCTTATAACCGGATCACCATAAACAAAGGTCATATAGATAAAATGTCCTTCAAAAGTAGATTCAATATCAATCATGTGCTCATCCGCATACAAAATAGTAACACCAGGATCATCCATATAAAAAAGAGCTAAACCACCGCTGCGACCACGTGGATCGACGGTGTAGACTCGATCATATCCATAAGAAACTTGCACATCTTGCAAAAAAGGTCGATTGTTTTTTGTctccgataaaaataaaaacctagGTAGAAAACAGTGATGAAGTTCTTGAAGGTGTTCCTTTGTCAATGGAGCCCCAGCTCCTTGACAATTCCAAGCAATAGTATTCATCACGGGACTTTCGGTGGCCTTCCACTTGCCACTTTAGAGTTAGTGTTCTTGAGCGATGCTGCCTCTCGGGCTTTTCTTTGATTAGTTGAGGGAGATGGGCCTGATTGTTTTGCTTTTGATCCATTTGGCCCAGAGCCTGCTGAGAGGAACTTTGGAGATCCAAGCCCAGCTTTGAGATTGCGCTGTCTTAGCGAAACTCCAAAGGTCGACGGACTACGCGACCCTCTCTTTTTCTTCACAGACGCCGATGAACCTGAGACATGATCTGATGAAAAACTGGCCCCTTTCGTAGGTGTTTTTTCCTCAGAGTCGACAGTGGAATCAACCACCTTGCCCGATCCAGAGCCAGAGCCGTCTGTGATATCTAGATTTGTTCCTCCTTCAGCCCTTACGATTCCAGAATCATCAATTTGGAGATGCTTCTCGTTCTCAATCCATAGCTCCTCACCAAGTAGGTCATCCTCCTCCATCAAatcaatatcttcttcttcaaattcgTTGCCATCTACATCCCCAAAGTCATTCCCATCATCCAACCAGTCTTCTTCTTCCAGGATTCTCTCAGTTAGTGGTAATGTACTATTGTTTGAAATCAGTGGGGGGGCTTTTGAGTTCATCGCTTCTTCAGTCATAGAACCCTCCTCTTCTAGTGTCAATTCATACCAGCTTTTAGGAGTTTCCTTGATTGATGTCTCTTGGGCCAGTGTGATAGGTAGATTGACAGAAGGTGGGTCTGAAGGAGCTTCAAAGTTTAAGCTTTTCCTAGCAGAGCTTCCCTCATCTGAAACCTCATCttcatctaaattttttttttttaagtttcaggTCCGTGGAGGCTTTCTTTTGGAGGTTCAGCCTGAAAGGTCTGTCTCTGGTGAGTTCTGGAGAAACTGTAACTTGTCTTGCTGGTACAACCGTGGGAATGGGCACTGGCACTGATCGCTGGGGGGGGAGCTGCAACAGCAAGGGGTTCACGAGTAAATTCCTTTGCCAAATCCCGAGTGTCGATCTTGCTAGGTGAGATTTCTCTGTCCTTTCCTTTGTCTCTCTCCCTGCGTGATGCCTCTCTTTGTTTACTTGAGAGAAAAGACTCATCATATCTTCGTTTATTATAGGAGTCACGGATAGGAGGATCCCTTTGACGATCAACATGTTTGCTATCATGTCGGTGATCATATTTGGAGGATGGGCGAGGGTCAACTCGTGGATCATACCGAGAGTCAATGCGTTTCCAAACGCTATCTCGGGTGTCCCTGTGAGTGTCCTCCCCACTGCGTCTGTCTTTGAACTGTTGAGGTAAGGGTCGCTTCGAGGTCTCTCCCTTTCTTTGAGCATCAATTCTGTTAAAATTTGGAAGGTCCCTATCTTCCTCCAATCTTGAGCTTTTCtctgttctttcagcttcagaGAGTTGTGGGCAAGACTCCACCTCATGAGAAACATGGCGACAGTGCCTACAGTAGCGATCGAGGTTAGAGTAAACAAGCTTTACCGGGACGATCTCACCCGTGGGCAGCTGGGCTCGGAGAGCAAATCTTAGAGGACGATCCATGTTTATTTCAACTTGAACTTTAGCGGCTCTAGCATCAATAAGCCCCACATTGCCAAGCCTTCCGCCCAGGGAATCGAAAATAGGATCCATCCAGAAGTGTGTTGGGATGCCGCTGACACTGATCCAGAAAGTCATGGTATTAGGAAAGGTGTCACCGACATGAGGAATCCACCGTTCCAAAGCAAAGGCCCATTTGTTGAAATGGCATGGCCTCTTGTTTAAGACTTTAACGAGGTCAGCCTCTGattcaaaatcaaactgaaatCTGTGGTTTCCTAGATCCAGTCCTCTAACCCTTCCCTCCACATCCCAAATGTTAGGTCGAGGGAGTAGAGAGATGAGAGCCTCGACGTTGCGCCGTTCAGTGTTGAAGATTCTTCCTACCAGACTGAGTTTGAATTGAGCAATCAGCTCGGAGTTATCGACGTTTGGTAAGATGACAAGgtcatcctcttcttcttcctgttcTTGTGTTAAGTTACCATGAAGATTTGAGAGCGTTGTAGACATCGTTTCGAGAAGGCTCGAGAGTGGACTTGAGAGAACAGGCCGAGCCGAGAACTTGTGCGAAAGTTATCAAAAAAGGACTAAAGAAGAAACCCGAAACCGCACACCACAAGAGCCGTCGTTTCTAGGAGCTTGGACCTAGATAAGGAGAAGAAGATCTAATGTTCTAGTAAAGTTGCAGCGATGAAAGGAAAAAAGTTTTCAAAGGTTTGATGGAAAGACATTGTAGATCTGTTTCAAACTCTCCGGGCACTGGTAAAGAGGAGCACACAGGTGGAATCAGTGGTTCAGGAGCTTCCTGGATCTGCACTCACCAGAAGAAAAGACCTCGCCATGACGGAGCCGTACAATGTCCGTACCGTTGTCGCCGTTGAGGGGGCGAGAGCTTTTTTAAGAATAaagtattaaattatttattctgTATATATATGAGACTCTAATTtgatatattatgtatatactaggtgttttcctgcacagtaaaaaaatttaaaatattttttaacatataactataaattatattttaaaattaaattttattgatattgtaaatttatttttcgtatcaatattttaatataaatttaatttaattaaacataaaaattatatttaagaatatgcatgtatatatttgaaattataatcttagatagatttttctatctatttattttaattaaatatattaaataaatttgtaaaagttgcataattaccaaaaattaaaattaaataatatttataaaatttgtagatatataagaaaataatgattttacgattaaatttttataattttctaaaacaattgtatacatttttgaaaattttagtaataaaattgtataatttaaaaatatataattaaattatatttcgaaatttataatgccatatttgaatatatttattttaatgatgatttatgagttattctcatattctaaaaaaaaatataaaaatataaattaacattaaatgtaatatatgagttattaccatattttaaaaaatttaccaaaaatataaattaacattaaatgcaattttTCATGGGGAAATtatatgtttaccactttcatgctaccatttttcatttttaccgcttttcatttttaccaccattaaagagacattttcaaaaatacattcttcattaagtggcaaaagattcTTATGCTcgtgttctttatatatatacactacaagaaaacaggggggttctgatggccgaaatcgtcagaaattcgtcggaatagaccgattccgacgaatttccgacgaacctgtccgtcggtatcgttttgtcggaaaaaaaaaattcgtcggaatttcgttagaacttccgacgactttctgacgaataccgagaaacgtcattctgacgaactttcGACGATATTAtgatgcggacacacgagaccagagttcatcggaaaaactatgtaccgacggagaacgttcctcggacaATTCCGACATAGTGGATTCCTCGgtgtattccgacgaactttgtgcgtcggaatataccgacggacattggtcgtcggaatataccgacggatatttgttcgtcggtatattctgacggaaattggttcgtcggtaaattccgacggatatttgtccgtcggtatattctgacgcccaaagttcgtcggaatataccaattttaaaaacgaattaattttgcatttttatatatttttttatattaataaattaaaaaaatcagaaatttaaaactaataatattatataatttaaattcatacaaaccgaaatagaaaaaaaaacattcagaaagtttaaaattcatacaaaccgaaatagaaaaaaaaacattcagaaagttttaaaaagccgaaaaaactaagatgaactcgaagacatcaaacgatctagcttctgcattatctcggtgttgaacttcttctgggatgccaactcagcaaggatagtggcattctccgaacggatagtggcattctccgaaaggatagtggtgttctgctcctccaatgccccaatccgttcatctttgtcatgtagctcctcgagaatcatgggatcggcatacggagcttgcgaagaagatgccggatacgaagaagcacggtgggccaacccaactaaacggcctcctttccttctaggaaccgcctacaaaaatatttaaagttagtaaatagggacaagttagtaatcgacattataaaaaaaaaatattaataaaaaaaattaccttttcaaccatctcatttatttgcaatagagacaagttggttgaagctcccgtagagtcgccgtcatcagagagaggctgagattgagatactatttcagcttccaccaaatcaacgacacctttgatcacggggtcctgaattttacccgtcgtcttgttagtgtgagccaccttaatgagttggagacgatcaacgggattactgtcatttgcttcgatctaaaaaaaccgccattattagccaaggaatatataaaatatttatttaaaaaatataaagataaataataataaaaaacttacaagttcatcctccttagtagacatagagcaagcgccgaggttgtgcacatacatacctttcccgccacgatcgctcttccggttcttggagttcctagaagacgtctctgcagtttcttccttctcccaatgagctatcaactgctcccacaccgtcccgttgatgaaccgtggcctcttgttcttctgccaaactgtcttccacgcgtttatctgctttgtataagagtccatggccttttcgttgaatttcttacggactgtttccgtaagatcggagtgccagttgaactcttgctacaaaacaaacacaatttaataagtaaatatatttaaaaaaatgtaaaaactttaaaaaaatgaagagttactataccgcaaactgacgaaaccacaactctcgttcgtcggaagggatcacactccactttggatatccaaaacggagcatggagtacatcatctggttgatgctccggctaatgccatttttcgacttggtgaacctttaaaaaaaatacaagttagcaggttaattaaaggaaaaaaacataacggtacaaataaaaaaaaatactaaccaagtgctatggcctcgtcgtgggttgggttggagaaccgggagatgctctcgacctggttgttgaaccaatagatgaaccggcatgacccccggatcctgttgagcagcagcgtgaggggcagcgggagctggagctggaatatatgcgggaaccgagtcatgagacgatcccgatgcacgggaactgctcaccgaactacgtcgaagacgggctgcggggcggggttcatcctcggccctaaaaaaaaaaattaatacatcaaacatattttcaaatcatttctatttttaatgttttcatttatatatttacaaaaggttttataaacgttttaaaaaaaactattaaaccttttattatacatagtttattactagaaacttataaaaaataataaaaaaatttaaatttttttattatacatgatttatatatatatatatatgtatacacaattataaaaaatttataaatgaagaaaaatgttgttaaatatttataattttttttaaaaacgttttattatacatagtttattagtggaaacttataaaaaattacaaaaaaaattaaattttttattatacatgatttatatatatatatatatgtatacaaaattataaaaaaattataaatatagaaaaatgttgttaaatatttttaaaaaaatttaaaaacgttttattatatatatttcattactggaaacttgaaaaacgtttttaaaaatcaaaaaaacgttttaaaaaatcaaaaaacgttttaaaaaatcaaaaaacgtttttaaaaatcaaaaaacgcttttaaaaatcaaaaaatgttccaaaaaaaactaaaacaacaatacAAACAACagtcctaacttatatatcctaaactatcaatcaaacaacctaaaatccgagatctaacttccaaaaccctaaacaattgagattaaagaaggtttgggatgattcttacatgatttagggtttgggggaggaatcgccggtgtagagggaggaatcgccggtgtagagagaggaatttagagagagagaggcggaaataacgaagaaggaagaaggagggtTATCATATCTgaagattccgacggacacgggttcgtcggtattccgtcggtataattaaaatataccaaatgccgattcgcgaaaattttcaagcggtttggttctcccgggcaaattgaatttccgacggaatgtgtccgtcagtatattccgacggaatgtgtccgtcagtatattccgacggaatgtgtccgtcagtatattccgacggaattccgacgacttagtgtttagggtgttgatttcaagtttctaaatgcaaaatccaaatctttgataatatatattgtatttgcataaagatttaacaataaaaatgttttataacacgattttacacaacaacattttttgtagtgtaagcttatatgaatatgattgtataagtatataatgttaagatgagatgttttgaaaacaatgatatgcatacataaatattttaatgagttgttatatttgaacggttgcgatctaatactatactaaacacttattatgtgttattttcatagttttggcatctaaatttatagatttttatgattgaaattttttagaaacacatgtcgtcggtaattcgtcggaatataccgacgacattccgacgaacttgtccagttcgtcggaatgtcgtcggtatattccgacgaattaccgacgacctttccagatttcaatgaaacccaatgtcgtcgctatgtcgtcggtatattgcgagggatttccgacggaccaataaaaaaaaaaaaactaatcagaatcttctgaatcttcatcaaactccccaacctcggcttctggctccgaatgtacgacagcatcatgtccaaacacagtcaaattctcaacgagttgaacattttccaaatcttcaactgcttgggcgttgctggtagactctggttgcaatggttcatcatcatcagaagttccatccactcgtcctcttgggttgatttgcgttacagtaacccatggatcgtctctgtacgtcacccgagggtaactgatgtagcacacctatacatatcaattatacaagtattagtaaaatatataacattaattaattatattggtaaaaaattatgaatagattgacatacctgatcagcttgcgaaccaagaatgaagggatcataatattgaagtttcctccgcgaatgaactgatgtaacaccaaacgcatcaatcttcactcctctatctggggtggtgtcataccaatcacaatagaatactacacaacgcaatccaaccattccaggaaattggatttccaatatttctttatgttgccgtagaagacatcgtcaccggaagaagatgaaacaccagcatcatatgttttcttagaatgacctttccttgtgaatgcatatcctcgcgtacaaaatttaggatatgatttgaccacatagtttggttcctgcacaaattcgcgtatccaatcatcgaacacaagacctctggccaaaccatcattcacctataaattaaaaacatatatgattgaaaagttaattagtttatattaaatttaaactaatcatttgcatagggtaatatgatatatgactcacataactacgaagccacgcagcaaatccgttatctctaagttgtcgaagctcatcttctgttgcatgcttgtgagtcatacgcaactccgccatatatacactatatacaaaaatattatcaatatgaaataaatttattgaatattaatctaacaataaatgaataaatatttttacctctcatattgtagaacatcttcacagttggtgagcaaatatgtttgcaaatgagcgtgctcagtgtccgtaagtctccgcttcgtgaattttccactaagtcgtcctatttccttgaacatgcttgggacagtaacatgatatgttgctctctcccctctataaTCATgtcgagcaggtcttcggtgttttgtatgcacttctggtggaaaataattttcagcaaagattgcagtttcttcattgatcacctgtgccactatagatccttccaccctgctttcaTTTTtgatcatcttcttcagatgatgcatataacgctcaaaaatatacatccatctgtactgtacaggaccaccaagttccaattctcttgcgagatgaatagcaagatgttccattacatcaaagaatgatagaggaaatatcttctcaaggttgcacatgctgactagtgcgtttgtcttcaaattattaataccctcttcagtcactactctgctgcaaaagtcgcggaagaaaacactaatccctacatagataaaagacataattttcgtaagtattaagtttttataagcataattgttaaatataaaaataaattaaattgtaaaaatataatatacctgcaattgcttcatgaacattacgtggcaataatgctgaaaaagcaaacggaaggaggcgctgcataattacatgacaatcatgactcttcaagccagtaaactttccttcgcttctatcaacgcagttccccaaatttgatgcatatccgtcaggaaatttcactttatctgtaatccaatcaaagaactcttcttttctagcaccatccagccgataaatgggaaaaggggccgtaccgttctcatcaacgtgaagttcagaacgatcacaaatatcgactaaatccaaccttgacttcaaattatccttcgttaccttggatgttaaggactgtgttcatcagattatcgaagaagttcttctcaatatgcatgacatctaaattatgccgcaatagatgactctcccaatatggcagatcccagaaaatactctttttgtgctagttatgtagctctccaaccgcattgattcgaatgttttcatgtccacctacatctggcgtcctttctgcatcaaaatacctaaactgcttcaacaaatctttcccactaacttcctcaggtggaccatcaaacacctgcttgttcttcgtaaacgaagtcttactcctgcggtatggatgatcaggtggtagaaatcgtctgtgacagtcaaaccaacacgttttccttccgttctttagttggaaagcatctgtgtcatcttgacaatatggacatgatagcctcccatgtgttgtccatccagataacataccatatgctggaaagtcacttattgtccacataagtactgcccgcatctgaaatttttctttgcacgaaacatcgtatgtctcaaaaccatgcgcccatagttgttgcaactcatatatcagtggttgaagaaacacatctagtgatcttttaggatgatctggcccggggacgagaattgagagaaacaaaaactctcgtcgcatgcacaagctcggccgtaagttgtacggtgtcacaataactggccatagagaatattgtcttccatgctttccaaatgggctgaaaccatcagtagataatccaagataaacatttcttctctcttccgcaaattctggatatgttgactggaaatgtttccaagccttcgcatctgaaggatgtctaatctcaacatttgtggaatgctctgcatgccatctcattgcttttgctgtgcgctcacactgatacaacctcttcaatctttc
This Brassica napus cultivar Da-Ae chromosome C6, Da-Ae, whole genome shotgun sequence DNA region includes the following protein-coding sequences:
- the LOC125588324 gene encoding uncharacterized protein LOC125588324, which produces MSTTLSNLHGNLTQEQEEEEDDLVILPNVDNSELIAQFKLSLVGRIFNTERRNVEALISLLPRPNIWDVEGRVRGLDLGNHRFQFDFESEADLVKVLNKRPCHFNKWAFALERWIPHVGDTFPNTMTFWISVSGIPTHFWMDPIFDSLGGRLGNVGLIDARAAKVQVEINMDRPLRFALRAQLPTGEIVPVKLVYSNLDRYCRHCRHVSHEVESCPQLSEAERTEKSSRLEEDRDLPNFNRIDAQRKGETSKRPLPQQFKDRRSGEDTHRDTRDSVWKRIDSRYDPRVDPRPSSKYDHRHDSKHVDRQRDPPIRDSYNKRRYDESFLSSKQREASRRERDKGKDREISPSKIDTRDLAKEFTREPLAVAAPPPAISASAHSHDEDEVSDEGSSARKSLNFEAPSDPPSVNLPITLAQETSIKETPKSWYELTLEEEGSMTEEAMNSKAPPLISNNSTLPLTERILEEEDWLDDGNDFGDVDGNEFEEEDIDLMEEDDLLGEELWIENEKHLQIDDSGIVRAEGGTNLDITDGSGSGSGKVVDSTVDSEEKTPTKGASFSSDHVSGSSASVKKKRGSRSPSTFGVSLRQRNLKAGLGSPKFLSAGSGPNGSKAKQSGPSPSTNQRKAREAASLKNTNSKVASGRPPKVP